From a region of the Arvicanthis niloticus isolate mArvNil1 chromosome 6, mArvNil1.pat.X, whole genome shotgun sequence genome:
- the Hnrnph1 gene encoding heterogeneous nuclear ribonucleoprotein H isoform X8: MMLGAEGGEGFVVKVRGLPWSCSADEVQRFFSDCKIQNGAQGIRFIYTREGRPSGEAFVELESEDEVKLALKKDRETMGHRYVEVFKSNNVEMDWVLKHTGPNSPDTANDGFVRLRGLPFGCSKEEIVQFFSGLEIVPNGITLPVDFQGRSTGEAFVQFASQEIAEKALKKHKERIGHRYIEIFKSSRAEVRTHYDPPRKLMAMQRPGPYDRPGAGRGYNSIGRGAGFERMRRGAYGGGYGGYDDYNGYNDGYGFGSDRFGRGMSDHRYGDGGSTFQSTTGHCVHMRGLPYRATENDIYNFFSPLNPVRVHIEIGPDGRVTGEADVEFATHEDAVAAMSKDKANMQHRYVELFLNSTAGASGGAYGSQMLGGMGLSNQSSYGGPASQQLSGGYGGGYGGQSSMSGYDQVLQENSSDFQSNIA; the protein is encoded by the exons ATGATGCTCGGAGCAGAAGGCGGAGAGGGCTTCGTGGTGAAGGTCCGGGGCTTGCCCTGGTCCTGCTCCGCGGATGAAGTGCAGCGGTTTTTTTCTG ACTGCAAAATCCAAAATGGGGCTCAAGGTATACGTTTCATCTACACCAGAGAAGGCAGACCAAGTGGCGAGGCTTTTGTTGAACTTGAATCAGAAGATGAAGTCAAATTGGCCttgaaaaaagacagagaaactatGGGACACAGATATGTTGAAG TATTCAAGTCAAACAACGTTGAAATGGATTGGGTGTTGAAGCATACTGGTCCAAATAGTCCTGACACGGCCAATGATGGCTTTGTACGGCTTAGAGGACTCCCTTTTGGATGTAGCAAGGAAGAAATTGTTCAGTTCTTCTCAG GGTTGGAAATCGTGCCAAATGGGATAACATTGCCGGTGGACTTCCAGGGGAGGAGTACGGGGGAGGCCTTCGTGCAGTTTGCTTCACAGGAAATAGCTGAAAAGGCTCTaaagaaacacaaggaaagaaTAGGGCACAG GtatattgaaatatttaagaGCAGTCGAGCTGAAGTTAGAACTCATTATGATCCACCGCGAAAACTTATGGCCATGCAGCGGCCAGGTCCCTATGACAGACCTGGAGCTGGCAGAGGGTATAACAGCATTGGCAGAGGAGCTGGTTTTGAGAGGATGAGGCGTGGTGCTTATGGTGGAG GCTATGGAGGCTATGATGATTATAATGGCTATAATGATGGCTATGGATTTGGTTCGGATAGATTTGGAAGAG GAATGTCTGACCACAGATACGGGGATGGTGGCTCTACTTTCCAGAGTACAACAGGACACTGTGTACACATGCGGGGACTACCATACAGAGCTACTGAGAATGACATTTATAAT tttttttcacCACTCAACCCTGTGAGAGTACATATTGAGATTGGACCTGATGGCAGAGTAACTGGTGAAGCAGATGTTGAGTTTGCAACCCATGAAGATGCTGTTGCAGCTATGTCAAAAGATAAAGCAAATATGC aaCACAGATATGTAGAACTCTTCTTGAATTCTACAGCAGGAGCAAGCGGTGGTGCTTACGGTAGCCAAATGCTAGGAGGCATGGGTTTGT CAAACCAGTCCAGTTACGGTGGCCCAGCCAGCCAGCAGCTGAGTGGTGGTTATGGAGGTGGCTATGGTGGCCAGAGCAGCATGAGTGGATATG ACCAAGTTTTACAGGAAAACTCCAGTGATTTTCAATCAAACATTGCGTag